Genomic window (Argonema galeatum A003/A1):
TTCTCAAATCAGCGAACTTTTGTTGCAAGATTTGGATATCGCTACCGATCCTTGGGGTGTGAAGGTAACGCGGGTGGAACTGCGGGATATTATTCCCGCCAAGGCGGTGCAGGATGCGATGGAATTGCAAATGTCAGCCGAACGTAAAAAGCGGGCGGCTATTCTTACTTCTGAAGGGGAACGGGAATCGGCTGTTAATTCTGCCAGAGGTAAGGCAGAAGCGCAAGTGCTGGAAGCAGAATCCCGTCAGAAAGCGGCAATTCTGGAGGCGGAGGGTCAACAAAAGACGATCGTTCTGAAAGCGCAAGCGGAACGCCAGCAACAAGTTCTGAAGGCGCAAGCTACCGCTGAGGCGCTGCAAATTGTTGCCAAAACTCTCGCCACAGATCCCCACGCTCACGAAGCGCTACAGTTTTTATTAGCGCAGAATTATCTGGAAATGGGTCAAAAGATTGGTAGCAGCGACAGCAGCAAGGTGATGTTTATGGACCCGCGCAGTATCCCAGCAACTTTGGAGGGGATGCGATCGATCGTGGGAGAGGTTGGTAATAAAGAGTACAAGTAGGGAAAGTTAAAAGCCAAAAGTCAAAAATTCTTTCTTTTGACTTTTGACTTTCCCTAATCTTGATGAACCGCCTGACATTGGTTGCAGAGGCCAAAAAATTCCAGTGTGTGATAGAAAATTGTGAACTGGTGCGATCGGTGCAGCTGGGTTTCTAGTTCGTGGACGGGACATTCATCAAGGGAAATCGATTTACCGCACTCTAGACAAGTCATGTGATGTTTGTCTTCATGTACTGAGCTATAAAGAGACTCGCCATTGGGTAACATTCTTACCTGTACCGCGCCTTCTCGTTTTAAGGCTTCTAAAGCACGATAGACTGTCGCTAAACCCAGACCTTGGTTTTGGCTACGCAGTTCAACATAGATTTCCTGAGCTGAAATCCCTTGGTTCAGGTTCTTGAGCAAGTTCAAAATGCGTCTTTGACTGCGAGTGTGTTGTTGTGCTTTCATCTTTCTTCCTCCTTGGAGACTCCCGGCCAAACTGTACTCAGTTTGGCGGTGAGAGTCAAAGGAGGGCACGGTAAAAGTTGCATAACTATTCATAAGGTCGATGAGGAAACCGTTGCGCCTCAAAAGTGGTGAAACTTCTTGGCATACCCGCTGGCATTACAGGATTGAGGCTACCGATATTGTTCTGTGATTGACCCGCCTCGGTAGGGCGTTTAATTTCTTGG
Coding sequences:
- a CDS encoding SPFH domain-containing protein, with amino-acid sequence MEQLFLLVFLALGGSAIAGSVKIINQGNEALVESLGKYNGRKLEPGLNFVTPFIDRIAYQETIREKVLDIPPQPSITRDNVSITVDAVVYWRIMDMAKAYYKVQNLQSAMVNLVLTQIRSEIGKLELDETFTARSQISELLLQDLDIATDPWGVKVTRVELRDIIPAKAVQDAMELQMSAERKKRAAILTSEGERESAVNSARGKAEAQVLEAESRQKAAILEAEGQQKTIVLKAQAERQQQVLKAQATAEALQIVAKTLATDPHAHEALQFLLAQNYLEMGQKIGSSDSSKVMFMDPRSIPATLEGMRSIVGEVGNKEYK
- a CDS encoding Fur family transcriptional regulator; the encoded protein is MKAQQHTRSQRRILNLLKNLNQGISAQEIYVELRSQNQGLGLATVYRALEALKREGAVQVRMLPNGESLYSSVHEDKHHMTCLECGKSISLDECPVHELETQLHRSHQFTIFYHTLEFFGLCNQCQAVHQD